In bacterium, a single window of DNA contains:
- a CDS encoding glycosyltransferase family 2 protein yields the protein MILPTYNERHNIAPLVERIGRALAGLSYEVIFVDDSTDGTDRVVARCAATDRRVMLIHREGRGGLATAVVAGMRRASGGLLAVLDTDLQHPPEVLSLLVEAAEHTGADVVIASRHISGGGVRAFSLPRRLASRLAAGLARLLLSRARLVSDPMSGFFVVRREVIEDVPLRPIGYKILLEILVRGRLSRVAEVPYLFEARSAGQSKLTLRQQREYLEHLARIVGVQPDDLRFAKFCLVGASGVLLNTGMLWLLTRAGLHYLWAGVAATLCATTSNFLLNDRLTWRERSSPTPRVLLARYLQYWIVTGIASGVQLSLLFGLTTIGVPYLLSNLVGIAAGTLWNFLTNGRWTWKPGPVTVTRAVYTGRPTEPTRAALTSGGAGG from the coding sequence TTGATCCTGCCGACGTACAACGAACGGCACAATATCGCTCCGCTCGTCGAGCGCATCGGCCGGGCCCTGGCTGGCCTCTCGTACGAGGTCATCTTTGTCGACGACAGCACGGACGGCACGGACCGCGTCGTGGCGCGGTGCGCCGCCACCGACCGCCGCGTGATGCTCATCCATCGGGAAGGGAGAGGGGGGCTCGCTACGGCCGTCGTAGCGGGCATGCGGCGTGCGTCCGGCGGACTGCTCGCGGTGCTCGACACGGACCTGCAGCATCCGCCGGAGGTGCTGTCGCTCCTCGTGGAGGCCGCCGAGCACACGGGTGCCGATGTCGTGATCGCCAGTCGGCACATCTCGGGCGGCGGCGTGCGGGCGTTCTCGCTGCCGAGGCGTTTGGCGTCGCGCTTGGCGGCGGGCCTCGCGAGGCTGCTGCTGTCGCGCGCCCGGCTGGTCTCGGACCCAATGTCCGGTTTTTTCGTAGTGCGGCGCGAGGTCATCGAGGACGTGCCGCTCCGTCCTATCGGCTACAAGATCCTGCTCGAAATTCTCGTGCGCGGACGGCTCTCGCGGGTCGCGGAGGTACCGTATCTCTTCGAAGCCAGGAGCGCGGGACAGAGCAAGCTGACGCTGCGGCAGCAGCGTGAGTATCTTGAGCATCTCGCGCGGATTGTCGGCGTGCAGCCCGACGACCTCCGGTTTGCCAAGTTCTGTCTCGTCGGCGCTAGCGGTGTGCTGCTGAATACGGGGATGCTGTGGCTGCTCACCCGCGCAGGTCTTCACTATCTGTGGGCCGGGGTCGCCGCGACACTGTGCGCCACCACCTCGAACTTCCTGCTTAACGACAGATTGACGTGGCGGGAGCGCAGCTCTCCGACCCCCCGGGTGCTTCTGGCACGCTATCTCCAGTACTGGATCGTCACGGGCATAGCGTCGGGGGTTCAGTTGTCGTTGCTATTCGGGCTGACCACGATCGGCGTGCCGTACCTGCTGTCCAACCTCGTGGGCATCGCGGCGGGAACGCTCTGGAACTTTCTCACCAACGGGCGATGGACCTGGAAACCGGGGCCCGTGACAGTTACGCGCGCCGTGTACACCGGCCGGCCGACGGAGCCGACGAGAGCCGCGCTGACATCGGGAGGCGCGGGGGGCTAG
- a CDS encoding UDP-glucose/GDP-mannose dehydrogenase family protein, with product MRIVVIGAGYVGLAIAGGFAKLAHHVTLIERDRARVDMIRRGQVPFHEPEMPALLAAGLRSGMLRVAETGVSAAADADIVFVAVGTPAGPDGDPDLSAVDDVVGDLARLPRLGVVALKSTIPVGTTARVQTALGARGRCAGIAYTPEFLSEGTAVADFFHPHRVIIGTASQKAAKLLSALYQPFHCPILVTDAATAEMTKYAANAFLATRISFINEIAMFCERTGADVSAVAAGLGLDPRVGPHFLRAGIGFGGSCLPKDICALRARARRDGIAPTLLDAVWEVNDAVRRAFVEKVAAVLAGLAGRTVAALGLAFKGGTSDLRESPALDIVARLAARGAAVRAYDPAAGPWAAGLVPGLLCYGGPYEAARGADAVLLLTDSAEFARLDWSRLRRQMRRPLALDGRGLGLASAAESDGFSYVGPGQSAPFLVPVAGAPLRQVPL from the coding sequence ATGCGCATCGTTGTTATAGGGGCCGGATACGTCGGTCTGGCGATCGCCGGCGGGTTTGCCAAGCTGGCGCACCACGTGACCCTGATCGAGCGGGATCGTGCGCGTGTGGACATGATCCGGCGCGGCCAGGTCCCGTTCCATGAGCCGGAGATGCCGGCCCTGCTGGCCGCCGGGCTTCGAAGCGGCATGCTTCGCGTCGCCGAGACGGGGGTTTCCGCCGCGGCAGACGCGGATATCGTCTTTGTGGCGGTCGGCACACCCGCCGGGCCCGACGGCGATCCGGACCTGAGCGCGGTGGACGACGTCGTAGGCGATTTGGCGCGCCTGCCGCGCCTCGGCGTCGTCGCGCTCAAGAGCACGATACCGGTCGGCACCACGGCGCGGGTGCAGACCGCCCTCGGAGCGCGCGGACGGTGCGCGGGAATCGCGTACACGCCTGAGTTCTTGTCGGAAGGCACCGCGGTCGCGGATTTCTTCCATCCGCACCGCGTGATCATCGGTACCGCGTCGCAGAAGGCGGCCAAACTGCTGTCGGCGCTCTACCAGCCGTTCCACTGCCCGATTCTGGTGACCGACGCGGCGACGGCCGAAATGACCAAGTACGCGGCCAACGCTTTCCTGGCCACACGGATCTCGTTCATCAACGAGATTGCGATGTTTTGTGAGCGGACGGGCGCCGACGTCTCCGCCGTCGCCGCGGGGCTCGGCCTCGATCCTCGCGTCGGCCCGCACTTCCTGAGGGCGGGCATCGGGTTCGGCGGGTCCTGCCTCCCCAAGGACATATGCGCGCTGCGCGCGCGTGCGCGCCGCGACGGGATCGCCCCAACGCTGTTGGACGCCGTATGGGAAGTCAACGACGCCGTCCGGCGCGCCTTTGTGGAGAAGGTGGCCGCGGTTCTGGCCGGTCTCGCCGGAAGGACCGTCGCGGCGCTCGGGCTGGCTTTCAAGGGCGGGACCAGCGATCTCAGGGAATCGCCCGCGCTGGACATCGTGGCGCGCCTGGCCGCCCGGGGCGCCGCGGTGAGGGCGTACGATCCGGCCGCCGGCCCGTGGGCCGCGGGTCTCGTCCCGGGGCTCCTCTGTTACGGCGGTCCCTACGAAGCGGCCCGCGGGGCGGACGCGGTGCTGCTGCTGACGGACAGCGCCGAATTCGCGCGGCTTGATTGGTCCCGGCTCAGGAGACAGATGCGTCGGCCGCTCGCGTTGGACGGCCGGGGCCTCGGGCTCGCGTCCGCCGCAGAGTCCGACGGATTTTCGTACGTTGGTCCGGGGCAAAGCGCGCCGTTCCTCGTCCCGGTCGCGGGGGCTCCGCTGCGGCAGGTGCCGCTGTGA
- a CDS encoding ABC transporter permease — protein MIAVIRQGPAESVIRGTRRIPLFGALRDLWRFRGVILAFAERNVRLRYKQAVFGVAWSVVQPLAFLVVFTLVFARISGRGTAYPAFAITALVPWFFVQNGAMLGANSLLTDAALLRKVYFPREIPVVAAVLASALDLAIGLAVLVVAGPFIGLHLSVQTLLILPLSVMLGGLAVGVAMPLAALNVYYRDFRYALPLFLQLWMFASPVAYPLTIVQPHWRVVYVLLNPAAGVLSAYRAAMLHQPIGVDVLAVNAATIIVVVWAGYALFKRIEPGFADAV, from the coding sequence GTGATCGCCGTCATCCGGCAAGGACCGGCCGAATCGGTTATTCGCGGCACCCGCCGCATCCCGCTCTTCGGGGCGCTGCGGGATCTCTGGCGGTTCCGCGGCGTCATCCTCGCGTTCGCCGAGCGAAATGTGCGCCTGAGGTACAAACAGGCGGTCTTTGGCGTCGCCTGGTCGGTGGTACAGCCACTTGCCTTCCTCGTCGTCTTTACGCTGGTCTTCGCGCGGATCAGTGGCAGAGGCACGGCCTACCCGGCGTTCGCGATCACCGCGCTCGTCCCGTGGTTTTTCGTTCAGAACGGCGCGATGCTCGGCGCCAATTCGCTGCTGACCGATGCGGCGCTGCTGCGCAAAGTGTACTTCCCCCGGGAGATTCCGGTCGTGGCCGCGGTGCTGGCGTCCGCGCTCGATCTCGCGATCGGGCTTGCGGTGCTGGTCGTCGCGGGCCCTTTCATCGGCCTGCACCTCTCCGTCCAGACGCTCCTCATTCTGCCGCTCTCCGTAATGCTGGGGGGCCTGGCCGTGGGCGTGGCGATGCCGCTGGCGGCCCTGAACGTCTACTATCGGGATTTCCGGTACGCCTTGCCCCTGTTCTTGCAGCTCTGGATGTTCGCCAGTCCGGTCGCCTACCCGCTGACCATTGTGCAGCCGCACTGGCGGGTCGTGTACGTGCTCTTGAACCCGGCGGCCGGCGTTCTCTCGGCGTACCGGGCGGCGATGCTGCACCAACCCATCGGCGTCGATGTGCTCGCCGTGAACGCGGCGACGATCATAGTCGTGGTATGGGCCGGTTACGCGCTGTTCAAGCGCATCGAGCCGGGATTCGCGGACGCGGTGTAA
- a CDS encoding ABC transporter ATP-binding protein — protein MASALKFEHVSKRYTIGGPLYASLRYDLARAARGLLTGFRAPDTAPRRSKLALDDVSFDVREGESWGIVGPNGAGKTTMLRLLTRISYPTAGSIRVRGRVAALIEVGSGIHPELSARENIWLYGQILGMSKADIARHFDEIVEFAELSEALDTPVKMYSSGMMVRLGFSIASHLNPDIFVCDEALAVGDAVFQAKCVNRMTQLMRDGKTLLFVSHHLPAVEAVCPRAIFLLDGRIQATGATAEAIDAYLAWVDRRQESGMRGNGSQPTGAAVSIEGVTLCDAAGAPRRAFRTGDDIEVRITMRAAKPVPWPALALGITDGRPGPLVLCSMGGNGHRPSVLDGAVTVACRLRGVPLMPRIYQLYFNMDSASDRPPAPGVGWQNIGSFRIAEGPGGQHAVAGTKVASIEAPVHVMNEWTWS, from the coding sequence ATGGCATCCGCGCTCAAGTTCGAGCACGTGAGCAAGCGGTACACGATCGGCGGGCCGCTGTACGCGTCGCTGCGCTACGATCTCGCGCGCGCGGCGCGCGGCCTGCTGACCGGATTCCGCGCACCCGACACTGCGCCGCGGCGGTCGAAGCTCGCGCTCGACGACGTGTCCTTTGACGTGAGAGAGGGCGAGTCGTGGGGCATCGTGGGGCCCAACGGCGCGGGCAAGACGACCATGCTGCGCCTGCTCACCCGCATCTCCTACCCGACCGCGGGGAGCATCCGGGTGCGGGGCCGCGTGGCGGCGCTGATCGAGGTCGGCTCGGGCATTCACCCCGAACTGAGCGCCCGGGAGAACATCTGGCTGTACGGCCAGATTCTGGGCATGTCGAAGGCCGACATCGCGCGGCACTTCGACGAGATCGTGGAGTTCGCCGAACTCTCCGAGGCGCTCGACACGCCCGTCAAGATGTATTCGAGCGGCATGATGGTCCGCCTCGGGTTCTCGATCGCGAGCCACCTGAATCCCGACATCTTCGTGTGCGACGAGGCGCTGGCCGTCGGCGACGCGGTGTTCCAGGCGAAGTGCGTCAACCGAATGACGCAGCTCATGCGCGACGGGAAAACGCTCCTCTTCGTCTCCCATCATCTTCCGGCGGTTGAAGCGGTGTGCCCCCGTGCCATCTTCCTGCTCGACGGGCGCATCCAGGCGACCGGCGCGACCGCCGAGGCCATAGACGCCTACTTGGCCTGGGTCGATAGGCGCCAGGAGAGCGGGATGCGGGGCAACGGGAGCCAGCCGACGGGCGCTGCCGTCTCGATCGAGGGCGTGACGCTGTGCGACGCCGCGGGCGCTCCTCGGCGGGCGTTTCGCACGGGCGACGACATCGAAGTGCGGATCACGATGCGGGCGGCCAAGCCGGTCCCGTGGCCCGCGCTCGCCCTCGGAATCACCGACGGCCGTCCGGGTCCGCTGGTCCTCTGCTCGATGGGAGGAAACGGGCACCGGCCTTCCGTGCTCGACGGAGCCGTGACCGTGGCATGTCGTCTCCGGGGCGTGCCCCTGATGCCGCGAATCTATCAATTGTACTTCAACATGGATTCTGCAAGCGACCGACCGCCGGCGCCGGGCGTGGGATGGCAGAATATCGGTTCGTTCCGTATCGCGGAGGGGCCCGGCGGGCAACACGCCGTCGCCGGGACCAAGGTCGCCAGCATCGAGGCACCCGTCCACGTCATGAATGAGTGGACGTGGAGCTGA
- a CDS encoding glycosyltransferase, which produces MAAYVRDLAHALAGAGHEVGHVYRTPGPAVAGVSSVRWTVRRGCRYAAVSANDAGDGSPASRFEGDVRGGPALNAWLAAVEGIHPDVVHVHDLSGVPADIIPACCARAYPVIVTLHDFWAFCRRLLLVRQDLTPCDGPDGGRNCARYCAGEPRPTRRMLTRLLIQTGPLSRPLRMARRAYRRVRGARASQFVVRRGTGSAGATGDAITAYASRQALMRDALLAATCLLAPSEDTRAQYERQGYPRGRIRVLPLSLLFEGRARGPRGFRGYPVRFGYMGRVNAWKGAHVLAEAAAEIPADRAHVTFYGAVEPEDERYLTVLAGGGGRVSFSGRYTRAQLAEIVEEIDVAVFPSIMRETQGLVGLEAQIAGLPVIAAAGGAIPEYVHHDVNGLLFTPGSASGLREQLRRVVDEPEMIGRLSANVRPPRRMDWHLAEILPIYEAAVSGERQAVSSR; this is translated from the coding sequence GTGGCGGCGTACGTCCGCGATCTGGCCCATGCGCTGGCAGGCGCGGGACACGAGGTTGGACACGTCTACCGTACCCCCGGCCCCGCTGTTGCAGGGGTCTCGTCCGTCCGGTGGACGGTCCGCCGGGGGTGCCGTTATGCCGCCGTGTCGGCGAACGACGCGGGCGACGGAAGTCCGGCGTCGCGGTTCGAGGGCGACGTGCGCGGCGGTCCCGCTTTGAACGCGTGGCTCGCCGCCGTCGAGGGCATCCATCCCGACGTCGTTCACGTGCACGACCTCTCCGGAGTACCCGCGGACATCATCCCGGCGTGCTGCGCGCGCGCGTATCCGGTCATCGTGACCCTCCACGACTTCTGGGCATTCTGCCGGCGGCTGCTCCTTGTCCGGCAGGATCTCACGCCGTGCGATGGACCCGACGGCGGCCGCAACTGCGCGCGCTACTGCGCCGGGGAGCCGCGGCCCACGCGGCGCATGCTCACACGTCTTTTGATCCAGACTGGTCCGCTCTCGCGGCCGTTGCGCATGGCACGCAGGGCGTACCGCCGTGTGCGCGGCGCCCGGGCCTCCCAGTTTGTGGTGCGCCGCGGGACCGGTTCCGCCGGCGCGACCGGGGACGCGATCACGGCATACGCGTCCCGCCAAGCCCTCATGCGGGATGCGCTGCTCGCCGCCACGTGTCTTCTGGCGCCGTCCGAGGATACGCGTGCGCAGTACGAACGGCAGGGATATCCTCGCGGGCGGATCCGCGTGCTGCCCCTCAGCCTATTGTTCGAAGGGCGGGCGCGCGGCCCGCGTGGGTTCCGCGGGTATCCGGTGCGGTTCGGTTACATGGGCCGGGTGAACGCCTGGAAAGGTGCCCATGTGCTCGCCGAGGCGGCGGCGGAGATTCCCGCCGATCGCGCGCATGTCACGTTCTACGGCGCCGTGGAGCCGGAGGACGAGCGGTACCTTACGGTGCTCGCCGGCGGAGGCGGGCGCGTCTCGTTCAGCGGCCGGTATACCCGCGCGCAGCTGGCGGAGATTGTCGAGGAAATCGACGTGGCGGTCTTTCCGTCCATCATGCGAGAGACCCAGGGGCTGGTCGGCTTAGAAGCGCAGATCGCCGGACTTCCGGTGATTGCCGCCGCCGGCGGTGCGATTCCCGAGTACGTCCACCACGACGTCAACGGTCTCTTGTTCACTCCCGGCAGCGCATCCGGACTCCGAGAGCAACTCCGGCGTGTGGTCGATGAGCCAGAAATGATCGGCCGGCTCTCCGCCAACGTGCGTCCACCTCGTCGCATGGACTGGCACCTCGCGGAAATTCTGCCGATTTACGAAGCCGCCGTGTCCGGCGAGCGGCAGGCGGTGAGCAGCCGATGA
- a CDS encoding nucleotidyltransferase family protein, protein MDRLFGIIPAGGRGSRLAPYPGPKELFPIGWQPYAVNGEVHKRPKVVSQYIVEAMVRAGVRQVLMIVGEHKYDLLRYYGNGARFGTQLAYLFQEQPEGMVHAIDLAYPWIRGGHVVFGMPDTVIHPPDALARLLAAHRERGADVTLGLFTTNRPEKFGMVEVDAAGRVIAHVDKPKETALTLMWGCAAWTPSFTELVHEVRSRGRTHGRETVLGDAIDEALERGMSVGGLHFADGFYVDIGTYDELVEADSKIREAQR, encoded by the coding sequence ATGGACCGTCTTTTCGGCATAATTCCGGCGGGCGGAAGAGGAAGCCGCCTCGCTCCGTATCCCGGCCCGAAGGAGCTATTTCCGATCGGGTGGCAGCCCTACGCCGTCAACGGCGAAGTGCACAAGCGCCCGAAGGTCGTCAGCCAGTACATTGTCGAGGCGATGGTCCGTGCCGGAGTCAGACAGGTATTGATGATCGTCGGCGAGCACAAATACGATCTACTTCGCTACTACGGCAACGGCGCGCGCTTCGGAACCCAACTGGCCTACCTGTTTCAAGAGCAGCCCGAGGGAATGGTGCACGCGATCGACCTAGCATACCCGTGGATTCGCGGCGGCCACGTCGTTTTCGGGATGCCCGATACGGTGATTCATCCGCCCGATGCGCTCGCGCGCCTTCTCGCAGCGCACCGCGAGCGCGGCGCGGACGTCACACTTGGATTGTTCACCACGAATCGACCGGAGAAGTTCGGAATGGTAGAGGTCGACGCCGCCGGACGGGTGATCGCGCACGTCGATAAGCCGAAGGAGACGGCGCTCACGCTTATGTGGGGGTGCGCGGCCTGGACGCCGTCCTTCACGGAGTTGGTGCACGAGGTCCGGTCACGCGGTCGCACCCACGGTCGGGAGACGGTGTTGGGCGATGCCATTGACGAGGCTCTCGAGCGTGGTATGTCCGTTGGTGGATTGCATTTCGCCGATGGTTTCTATGTCGACATCGGAACCTATGATGAACTTGTCGAGGCCGATTCTAAGATCCGGGAGGCGCAGCGGTGA
- a CDS encoding glycosyltransferase family 2 protein — translation MSVVISNYNTRDRLEACLRSLTSDLETSGLRFEVLVVDDASSDGSPEMVAASFPAVRLLQTGVNCGYAKANNIGVRAAGGAAVLLLNSDTVVMPGAIPALHQTLRQSRRLAAVGPVLLNPDHTVQRSCWRYPMTGLVGNMFALFTVRVWDDYRRWDGARNQCVDWMSSAAMMIDRAALDRVGLFDEAFWVYGVDIDWAVRAHRAGYRFLAVAGARIIHHGRSSWGTMGTRMRLDHMRSQDRLFRKHYGRAGWLFYRAAMLCSSAVRLVVWGIPCLLGNRRLDPKVAFLVESVRWAVRGDRGGTVRYGAPAGGRGFEVPL, via the coding sequence GTGTCTGTCGTGATCAGCAACTACAACACGCGCGATAGGCTCGAGGCGTGTCTTCGCTCACTCACAAGCGATTTGGAGACCAGCGGCCTCCGCTTCGAGGTGCTTGTTGTCGACGACGCTTCGAGCGATGGGTCGCCGGAGATGGTTGCGGCCTCGTTCCCCGCTGTGCGCCTCCTTCAGACCGGGGTGAACTGCGGATATGCGAAGGCCAACAACATCGGAGTACGCGCCGCCGGCGGCGCGGCGGTGCTGCTTCTCAACTCCGATACGGTGGTGATGCCGGGAGCGATCCCGGCACTCCACCAAACGCTCCGGCAGTCGCGGCGGCTGGCCGCCGTGGGACCAGTTCTGCTCAACCCCGATCATACCGTGCAACGCTCTTGCTGGCGGTATCCCATGACCGGCCTCGTCGGTAACATGTTCGCGTTGTTTACGGTTCGCGTGTGGGACGACTACAGGCGCTGGGACGGCGCCAGGAACCAGTGTGTCGATTGGATGAGCTCGGCCGCGATGATGATAGACCGGGCGGCGCTCGACCGGGTCGGCTTATTCGACGAGGCATTCTGGGTCTACGGCGTCGATATCGATTGGGCGGTGCGCGCGCATCGTGCGGGATATCGCTTTTTGGCTGTCGCCGGTGCGCGAATCATCCATCACGGGCGGTCGTCGTGGGGCACGATGGGAACGCGAATGCGGCTCGACCACATGCGTTCGCAGGATCGGCTCTTCCGAAAGCATTACGGTCGGGCGGGCTGGCTGTTCTATCGCGCGGCCATGCTCTGCAGCAGCGCGGTACGCCTCGTGGTGTGGGGAATTCCGTGTCTGCTCGGCAACCGCCGCCTGGATCCGAAGGTCGCCTTCCTCGTGGAGTCGGTTCGTTGGGCTGTGCGCGGCGATAGGGGAGGGACCGTTCGATACGGCGCGCCGGCGGGAGGTCGCGGCTTCGAAGTTCCGCTGTAA
- a CDS encoding glycosyltransferase, with protein MNILIVSPFLPYPLDNGGAMRIYHLARHLAARHRVALLSYGILTDDAARALSFCESVTVAPAPEFPRPWREHLRALPGPLPASVCYPIGPLVERLQSVLRRSHFDVIEVEFLGIAHVVHAFGAGPRRILVNHLITSESRSRQLRLMPWGVKRFYYGMDLLKLRRYERRVLSAFDGCVTVSARDAARIASWAPGVPVAAVANGVDTDAFRPQGTEAPDSLIFIGSFDRDQVNADAAIYLARAVLPLIRRYIPNARLTVVGSNPPAAVRDLARFPGITVTGRVDDVRPHLSRASVMVLPLRGGAGTKIRVYTAMAMQKPIVATSVAAEGLEAAPGREIVIADGLQAFADEVVSLLNDRERRQRIGRAARARAVAEYDWRISAGRLEEFLQTLTAETRRQAPGAVVAEAGRGAGPLDLVTSRAKR; from the coding sequence TTGAACATCCTCATCGTATCCCCATTCCTCCCGTATCCCCTCGACAACGGCGGGGCGATGCGCATCTACCACCTTGCACGTCACCTCGCCGCGCGGCACCGGGTGGCGCTGTTGAGTTACGGAATCCTGACCGATGATGCCGCGCGTGCGTTGAGCTTTTGCGAATCGGTCACGGTCGCGCCGGCTCCCGAATTTCCGCGTCCGTGGCGGGAACACCTCAGGGCGCTTCCGGGTCCGTTGCCCGCGTCGGTCTGTTACCCTATCGGCCCGTTGGTTGAGCGACTGCAGTCCGTCCTGCGACGGTCCCATTTTGACGTGATTGAGGTAGAGTTCCTGGGGATCGCGCACGTCGTTCATGCGTTCGGCGCGGGACCGCGGCGGATACTCGTCAATCACCTCATCACGTCGGAGTCAAGGTCCCGGCAGTTGCGTCTCATGCCCTGGGGGGTGAAGCGGTTCTATTACGGCATGGATCTTCTTAAGTTGCGGCGGTACGAGCGACGCGTGCTCTCCGCATTCGACGGCTGTGTGACGGTCTCTGCCCGCGATGCGGCGCGAATTGCTTCCTGGGCGCCTGGTGTGCCGGTCGCCGCCGTGGCGAACGGCGTCGACACGGATGCCTTTCGGCCGCAGGGCACGGAAGCTCCCGATTCGCTGATTTTCATCGGATCGTTCGACCGTGACCAGGTGAACGCCGACGCCGCGATCTATCTCGCGCGAGCGGTCCTGCCCCTCATTCGCCGGTACATCCCGAACGCACGGCTGACGGTGGTCGGGTCCAATCCTCCCGCCGCCGTCCGTGATCTCGCGCGCTTCCCCGGGATCACGGTGACGGGACGGGTCGATGATGTCCGGCCCCATTTGTCTCGAGCGAGCGTGATGGTATTGCCCCTACGCGGTGGTGCGGGGACCAAGATTCGAGTCTACACGGCCATGGCAATGCAAAAGCCCATCGTCGCAACGTCCGTCGCGGCGGAGGGGCTCGAGGCAGCTCCAGGCCGCGAGATCGTGATTGCGGATGGTCTCCAAGCGTTCGCGGACGAGGTGGTTTCATTGCTGAACGACAGGGAGCGTCGGCAGCGGATCGGCCGGGCGGCGCGCGCCCGGGCGGTCGCGGAATACGACTGGAGGATCAGTGCCGGCCGGCTCGAGGAGTTTCTCCAGACGTTGACCGCAGAGACCCGTAGGCAGGCGCCCGGAGCGGTAGTCGCAGAGGCCGGACGCGGCGCCGGACCGCTCGATCTCGTGACGAGTCGCGCCAAGAGGTAA